One Saimiri boliviensis isolate mSaiBol1 chromosome 5, mSaiBol1.pri, whole genome shotgun sequence genomic window carries:
- the B3GALT1 gene encoding beta-1,3-galactosyltransferase 1 gives MASKVSCLYVLTVVCWASALWYLSITRPTSSYTGSKPFSHLTVARKNFTFGNIRTRPINPHSFEFLINEPNKCEKNIPFLVILISTTHKEFDARQAIRETWGDENNFKGIKIATLFLLGKNADPVLNQMVEQESQIFHDIIVEDFIDSYHNLTLKTLMGMRWVATFCSKAKYVMKTDSDIFVNMDNLIYKLLKPSTKPRRRYFTGYVINGGPIRDVRSKWYMPRDLYPDSNYPPFCSGTGYIFSADVAELIYKTSLHTRLLHLEDVYVGLCLRKLGIHPFQNSGFNHWKMAYSLCRYRRVITVHQISPEEMHRIWNDMSSKKHLRC, from the coding sequence ATGGCTTCAAAGGTCTCATGTTTGTATGTTTTGACAGTTGTGTGCTGGGCCAGCGCTCTCTGGTACTTGAGTATAACTCGTCCTACATCTTCGTACACTGGCTCCAAACCATTCAGCCACCTAACAGTTGCCAGGAAAAATTTCACCTTTGGCAACATAAGAACTCGACCTATCAACCcacattcttttgaatttcttaTCAACGAGCCCAATAAATGTGAGAAGAACATTCCTTTTCTTGTTATCCTCATCAGCACCACCCACAAGGAATTCGATGCCCGCCAGGCAATCAGAGAGACGTGGGGGGATGAGAACAACTTTAAGGGGATCAAGATAGccactctcttcctcctgggcAAGAATGCTGATCCTGTTCTCAATCAGATGGTGGAGCAAGAGAGCCAAATCTTCCACGATATCATCGTGGAGGACTTTATTGACTCCTACCATAACCTTACCCTCAAAACATTGATGGGGATGAGATGGGTGGCCACTTTTTGTTCAAAAGCCAAGTATGTCATGAAAACTGACAGTGACATTTTTGTCAACATGGACaaccttatttataaattactgaaaCCCTCCACCAAGCCACGAAGAAGGTATTTTACTGGCTATGTCATTAATGGAGGGCCAATTCGGGACGTCCGCAGTAAGTGGTATATGCCCAGGGATTTGTACCCAGACAGTAACTACCCACCATTTTGTTCGGGGACTGGCTACATCTTTTCAGCTGATGTGGCTGAACTCATTTACAAGACCTCACTCCACACCAGGCTGCTTCACCTTGAAGACGTCTATGTGGGACTGTGTCTTCGAAAGCTGGGCATACATCCTTTCCAGAACAGTGGATTCAATCACTGGAAAATGGCCTACAGTTTGTGTAGGTATCGCCGTGTTATCACCGTGCATCAGATCTCTCCAGAAGAAATGCACAGAATCTGGAATGACATGTCAAGCAAGAAACATCTCAGATGTTAG